The Scophthalmus maximus strain ysfricsl-2021 chromosome 7, ASM2237912v1, whole genome shotgun sequence genome includes a window with the following:
- the ankrd34c gene encoding ankyrin repeat domain-containing protein 34C, translated as MADILELRTDGNSLLKAVWLRRLRLTRLLLEGGAYINESNERGETPLIVACMSTHTDQQSVSKSKLVKYLLDNQADPNIQDKTGRTALMHACIHKAGHEVVDHLLSNGADPSLEDRSGASALVYAINADDKETLKLLLDACKAKGKEVIIITTDKSPSGTKTTKQYLNVPPSPELDERSSPAYCTSPSDIDVTASPKPEQEQQNTVFSFQTKLKTSSSAVKLASGPTSPTRRPANPKRARLPQLKRLQSEPWGLIAPSVLAAAAAHEESMKASSDEDVVAGVNGLSLGKRSVLSRQNSVDGKDSLFPLVGEQPCKMTTSLSGPSLSKSSYERSLAQHQPLARRSTVPTEQESSSCSSGVASLRDTMHRRRLGNDHYDSDSQLYSDSVMLDSPKVPGERRKLNTSPLAMLTSSRESLDSNASTSSPSSARRRPPGLLERRGSGTLLLDHISHTRPGHLPPLNVNPNPPIPDIGASCKPSSPLAIGIRSMAPVAPNTPKRGGLKSKKKLIRRHSMQVEQMKQLSDFEELAH; from the coding sequence ATGGCAGACATACTGGAGCTGCGGACGGATGGAAACTCACTCCTGAAGGCAGTGTGGCTCAGACGCTTGAGACTCACCCGGCTCCTGTTGGAAGGAGGCGCCTACATCAACGAGAGCAATGAACGTGGAGAGACGCCACTCATTGTGGCCTGCATGTCCACGCACACTGACCAGCAAAGTGTAAGCAAGTCAAAGCTGGTGAAATATTTGCTGGACAACCAGGCAGACCCCAACATACAAGACAAAACAGGTCGGACAGCTCTAATGCACGCCTGCATCCACAAGGCTGGACATGAGGTGGTGGATCACCTGCTGAGCAACGGAGCTGATCCGAGTCTGGAGGACAGGAGTGGGGCCTCAGCGCTGGTCTACGCCATCAACGCAGACGATAAGGAGACATTAAAACTGCTCCTGGATGCATGCAAAGCGAAAGGCAAGgaggtcatcatcatcaccacggACAAGTCACCTTCCGGTACTAAAACGACCAAACAGTACCTAAATGTCCCCCCATCACCAGAGCTGGATGAGAGGTCCTCCCCAGCGTACTGTACCTCTCCCTCCGATATCGATGTTACTGCATCTCCCAAACCTGAGCAAGAGCAACAAAACACAGTCTTCAGCTTTCAGACAAAGCTGAAAACGTCTAGTTCAGCGGTGAAGCTTGCCAGCGGGCCCACGTCTCCAACACGGCGGCCTGCAAACCCCAAACGTGCACGTTTGCCTCAGCTGAAGAGGCTGCAATCAGAGCCTTGGGGGCTGATTGCTCCCTCAGTCCTGGCTGCAGCCGCTGCCCACGAGGAGAGCATGAAAGCCAGCTCTGATGAGGATGTCGTTGCAGGGGTAAACGGACTCTCTCTGGGCAAGAGATCGGTATTATCCCGACAGAACAGTGTGGATGGGAAGGACAGCTTATTCCCACTGGTAGGTGAGCAGCCCTGCAAGATGACAACGTCACTGTCAGGTCCGTCACTGTCGAAATCGTCATATGAGAGGTCGCTAGCCCAGCACCAGCCACTGGCACGGCGCAGCACTGTAcccacagagcaggagagcagcagctgcagcagtggagtAGCCAGTCTGAGAGACACAATGCACAGAAGACGTCTGGGGAACGATCATTATGACTCAGACTCGCAGCTCTATTCAGATTCTGTGATGTTAGACTCTCCTAAGGTCCCAGGGGAGCGAAGAAAACTAAACACTTCTCCACTGGCGATGCTGACCAGCTCCAGAGAATCTCTAGACAGCAATGCCAGCACATCCTCTCCCAGCAGCGCACGCAGGCGTCCGCCCGGCCtcctggagaggagaggctcGGGCACACTGCTGCTGGACCACATCTCCCACACCAGGCCGGGCCACCTGCCCCCTCTCAATGTCAACCCCAACCCTCCCATTCCTGACATCGGGGCTAGTTGCAAGCCCTCCTCACCGCTGGCCATAGGTATTAGATCTATGGCTCCTGTAGCACCAAACACACCAAAGAGAGGTGGGCTCAAGTCCAAGAAGAAACTGATAAGAAGGCACTCTATGCAAGTGGAGCAGATGAAACAGCTTTCAGATTTTGAAGAGCTGGCTCATTAG